The Coffea arabica cultivar ET-39 chromosome 2c, Coffea Arabica ET-39 HiFi, whole genome shotgun sequence genome includes the window GACTTCATTGAATCAAAAAAGTTAAGGGCTTCAGCTGAATTTCTTGGAGTGTCTTTTTGGCCTACTAATGGTATTATTGATTGCATGGTAGGTTTACTCGTTGCTATGTTTATTACACGAATCATACAAAACAAGTTTCAGGACTGTAACATTTTATTCCCTGAACTCTCTGGTAGCAAAAATTTACAACTTCCTTTGAACCAAAATAGTAGTATACACTTTCCTCCCTCATTTGATGGTGCGCTCCCTTCCGGTTTGGTGATTTATGAATCACAAAACTCCAATtttaatctcaaaattattaaaattttactCCCGTTGAACTTCATAGCAACGCTTTATACACGCTTCCGGCTATGGAATGAATACTTCTCATTTCAACGGAAGATTTCAAATCTTACAAGGAGaattgaaaattggaaaaaatttgagagtttCCACGATCACCTTGAATCCTTGATTGATGTTCTTACCAGTTCAGTTGGATCTAAGAGCTAACGGGTAGATTAAAAGCTAGCCCAAGTTGAAAAGGGATAGCAGAGACGGAAATAATTGGGCCTCCTCTGAGCATCTTAGAATATATGGGCCAACTGCCACACAAATTCTGTCAGCGGGCACCCACCTTCAGGTGAGAAGTTTCAGAAGTTCATTCGATTTTCCTTCAAGAatcaattttctttgaaaaaaaaaaattaagggcCTTGTTGAACATTGATCTTAGAATGTCTCTGTCTCGTGCATGATatcctccattttttttttttttacctctcACCCCTCCTCATAACCCTTTTCACTTCCAATTATCAGATTCATGATTCAAGACTTGAACTTAACAGTAGAGAAAATTTAAAAACCCTCTTTTAACTATTGAACCAATCCTAGTGGTTAAATTTTATCACCCTTAACTCTAGCAGTTGAGATCCTCTATACCACTACTCGGTGTCAAATCCAGTGCCAATCTCACTTATCACGTGATagtagaagaaatttaaataaacggcacatgacaaattaaataaacaggATATTTGGCATAAATATAGAAGTGGCACTAAATTGCTACTGAAAAAATGATACTGAGAGTCTCGTGTGTAACTCTAGGGTTAGTAAAACTACACCTCCCTACAACCAAAAGAATTAATAGGGATACATCTTTTTGACGGCATGGTAAAATGCGAATAATAAAATCTAAATTTTGCCCCCAGAATAATAAGACATAACCTCCCATTAATTTTATGCATAGTAACCACTTAGCCTCATATTCAAAAACATTTATTCACTTTGACCTCGAAAATGGATTGTTCATgtttttgcttttcttcttcATATTTGAAGTGACAAACAGTCAATAACAACTTGGGAGAGGAATGGGTTAAATAGTACTGCAGAAGGATGTGAGCAACGTATCACGAGTTCGAAACTTTCCATTTAtactaaaaatttaaaaaaaaacaacaacaacttGATTTAAAGAATTCAAGATAATACACCTAAACTTTGATATGATTTTTGTCATGTGTAAAAGAAATGCCTAACATTTTCTCGTTGCACAACTGTAATATGTAAACTCATTTATCTttcgtttcaaaattttgggAACCATAGCATCCTTGATTATGGATTTGCAGCTGTTATTTTACACATAAGTGTGACAACTTGATGCTTAAGAAGTGATTCAGAACCATATTCTACGCCattgcatttgaatcctactttttttaaaaacagaACATTTTCAGGGAATTGAAATTACTCTTAAATGAATACTCGAAAAGTGTGGCGTGATACTATGGTTTTCTTATGATGGCTTCTAAGCGATGACGATTTGTTTTTCTCCCTCAACTGAAATGCAAAAAAGACAAGACGGAACTTGTCTATCCCTTAAAAAGGCCATTTTTTCACTGGCTTCTCTTTTTTGACAGTGTTCGGATATCTAATGCATTCAATTCTATAGGAAGAACTAAACAGTATATTGATTAAGTTCAGTGAGAAAACAAATGTTATTATCCTCAGAATTTAGCTGGTTAAATTGTCATTAACCCAAAAACTTGTACACATCAACAAAACACGACATGGCAACGCTATCCTTATCTTTTATAAGCTCCGTATAATTATGGAAAACTTACCACAGACAGAATAAAAGTATTTATCACGTGCCATACCTAAATGCTATTAATTCTATtttattggttgttttgacaAGAACTGAAATCTTTATTTCATTAAGAGAAACTAATGTTACTGAGAAACCAATTAATTTAGAAGCACGATAAATTCTATTATGggcctatttttctttttcttttttggtgtgTTAATATATCTTTCATATTATCATTTAGGGTGATTAAAGAAAACTCTATTATACATGAATACATCCTAAACATTTTTAGGGAAAATTTTCTAACGATAAAAACAAATGTGTTTCTGTCTGATAGTAGACGCCATTCAAAGGATTAATTCTACTTTAACATCCCTAAAGTTTTTCTCAATTCTCAGTTTTGATCTTTAAGAATGTTTTTGCAACAAGCATGGCAATTTTATGAAACATGGATTCAAAATCCCCTCCAAACAAGTATTTAGCAAGTTTAACTATCTTATCTTTGCCTAGTTCTTTTGAACGGATCTTTTGTCTTACTCTCAAATTCACTCTCTATCTCGCTTTTGATTATATTACCATTTCTCTTTCACAGATatcatattttaattcttttttttttgtttccttcaaGTTCTAATAGCTATTAACAAGGTAATACACGGAACTCAACAAACtaggaaaataaaaattcattgtttaatgatatttttgtaaattttcTAGTGTAATTTTACTTTTCTATTATGTAATATCTTTTTAGACTATTGTACTTTATTAAGAGTTATTTGaacttaagaaaataaaaaagaattaaaatgtagtatttataaaaaaaaatgacaatataataaaaagtagcTAGGATAAAGAATGCAATAGAAAATGAAACAGAAGATCTCGGTTACGCTATTTCTTTTTCTGTATCTATCAAGGCCGGCTCGTACCAAACATGCATGTTTCCATCTAGTTGTcaatgcaaaaattgaaaaccccattaaaggaaaattttcaaaggCCCGAAGCTCGTGGCGAGTAGCTGGTGTTGCCAAACTCCAGCAAACCATAGATATGTTTGCGTTGGAATTTGCTCATGACACTATGAAATCAGTACGAGAATCCCTTGGGACACGTTGGGTAGATCAAATCGTGTCATTCATTCATTATGCTATGGCCTGGCAAAGatcccttttttcttctcttaatCTTAAGTACTACCAATTGTCATTAGAACTAAATTCACAAGAGAAAACTTGAGAAAAATGGGGAAGGGGattattcttttcttcttcttcttcttttcagtGGCACTAATTGTTGATAATTTTGGTTTCGATATGTCAAAAACCCtttgttttgttcttttgtCTTTCTCTTTTGCAGTTTTTCGTTCAATAAGATTTGCTTATCCAAACCTTTCCATCCGTAAAATCgtatatttttaaagaaaaaacatTATTATTTgcattcttatttttatcattCACACTGCCGCCATCATTTTAATTatatagtttttatttattagatgATACGATGAAACAAATGATagaaatacaaataagaaaaaatggaaTGTAAATAAAATGATATTTCCATTTGCAAATATTGATTGGATTCTCATTTTCCGGCCGCTATCAAATTGTCTGGACTCGTATGAATGATCCCACGTGCCGCATGGTATAATTTTAGGCACTTGCAAAAACCAAAGTCGGCATGCGGGTGTAGGACAAGCGTGTACGATAACGGCATAATCATAACACTTGGCAACAATTAATTGACAAATTAAAAAATGATCCCACAAAATGTTAAATCAAATTGGacatgaatgaatgaatggtttCACGTACAATTGTAGAAATTTTGGCATAGTGCTCTGAATTTTTGCCAAACCACACATTTTCCTCCGAGAATTGGAATTTTTGTGCTCAATCAAAACTCTCGACCATTGGAACACGTGTAGTCCATCTTTCTCCGGTTTGAGCGGAGAAAGCAATATCATACATTGGACTAATTTAGGTGTGTTAACATAATGCGCGCTTAGCGGGATATGGATCAGAAAAacccaaagaaaaagaaaaagaaaacaaacgtATGCATGAGTTGAACTTGAAAGCTAAAACTGATGAATTAACAAAATTGCAGTAATTTTATAAGCGTAGCATAAGTTGACCAAGCTCTTTTTCCGCCAATAATTTCTCAATGGACAATTCAAAATGACGTGGAGGCATTTAAGTATATTCCTCAATCTTCTCATATTCTTCAATCAAAACTTTGCAGGACTACGTAAGTTCGAATTTGGGATCTGAAACCTTACCAATTCAAATTCCTCATAACTATACATAacgaaaatgaatagttgtggCTGGAAATTGTCCCTGGCTGTGTAGATAGCAAGCATTTGACCAAACTCGTAATATATTTGCCTACCACTCAATATTAAAGCTCGGCGTTGGTTGGCTGGAAAACCAAGAATATTCTTTTGCTACCACAAACTTTGTTCAGTGAAATGGGCTTGCTGAGCAAAGGAATTCTTTAAGCCTGCCTTCAGGGCAAGGTTGTCAACCTCTAGCCCTCCTCTCCTCCATCTTTCTACACTGTAGAATTTTGCATTCTGAAATGTACGGAGTGCAAAATGGATTCCTCACATTTTGAGCAAAAGATAGAAGAAGGTAGTTTGATCTCATTTgaattcttctccttcttcttcttctatctTTTGCTGTGAAAGGAAAGGAGGGGAAAATGGAGAAAAAGGGGACCATCttgatgcaaaaatatgagCTTGGGAGGTTGCTTGGTCAAGGGACCTTTGCAAAGGTATATCATGCAAGAAACATCAAGACAGGGCTCAGCGTCGCTGTCAAAATCATCGATAAAGAGAAGGTGATGAAGGTTGGTTTGATTGATCAAATCAAACGCGAAATTTCTGTCATGAGCCTGGTTAAACACTCCAATGTTGTCCAACTCCACGAGGTCATGGCTAGCAAGACTAAAATATATTTTGCCATGGAATTTGTCAAAGGTGGGGAGCTTTTCAATAAGGTGGCAAAAGGGAGACTCAAAGAAGATGCTGCAAGAAAATATTTCCAACAATTGATTGCTGCAGTTGATTTTTGCCACAGCAGAGGGGCGTACCACCGCGATCTCAAGCCAGAAAATCTCCTTCTTGACGAGAATGGAAATCTCAAAGTTTCAGACTTTGGATTGAGTGCGTTGCATGAATCAAGAAGGCAAGATGGTCTTCTCCACACAACCTGTGGAACACCAGCCTATGTTGCCCCAGAGGTGATCAATAAAAAAGGGTATGACGGGGAAAAGGCCGATATTTGGTCGTGTGGAgtcattctttttgttttgctcGCTGGTTATCTTCCGTTTCATGATACAAATTTGATGGAAATGTATAAGAAGATAAGCAGAGGAGAGTTCAAGTGCCCGCAATGGTTTCCCCCCGAGGTCAAGAAGCTCATGTCGCGAATTCTTGATCCAAATCCATGTACCAGAATGCCATTGTctaaaatcatggaaaattCTTGGTTCAAAAAGGGATTCAAACAGATTGCAATTCCAATTCCTGATCTTGATGGCGCTGATTGGGAGGAGTTTGAATCACCACGTGGTGTTCTGGATATTCATGACTTATGTAATTCAGATTCAGAGGGAATTCATCAGCACAAGGAAGAAGTCATAACTAGGACAATGAAACCAACTTGTTTGAATGCATTCGACATCATATCTCTCTCACCAGGCTTCGATTTATCTGGCCTATTTATTAAAGATGTAAATTGCAAATCAGAAGCTCGATTCACCACGCAAATGCCACCGTCAATGGTCGTGGCAAAGTTGGAGGAAATTGCAGCTATAGATAGTTTTAAggtgaagaagaaagatggcatGGTGAAATTGCAAGGCAACAAAGGCGGTCGAAAAGGGCTGCTTGCAATAGATGCAGAGATTTTTGAAGTCACTCCTTCATTTCACATGGTGGAGGTGAAGAAGAGGGCAGGAGACACAATGGAATACAAGAAATTCTGTGATCAAGAATTGAGGCCTTCACTCAAGGGCATTGTATGGGATTGGCAAGACATTACCAACAAAGAACTACCTCGGAATTAACAATCCAGAGGATCAGTTATGAGTGCAATTACCCTCTTGGATATATGGTTGtttgtgggatttgattttttttctttttctttttcgataAGTACGAGGTTTCGAGTCCAAGACCTTCTACCTACAATCTCTTTCACGTTACCACTTAATGGAACACTCCCCCGTGGGACTTGATCTTAATCATCCTAGTTGCTCCAGGTTTCATGAATATCCaactggaattttcttttttatttttgttcttttttttgctGGCCCTCTTGATTTAGTGAACTTTCAAAAGGCTCAGTTCTATATTACTCCAGATTTTTAAGCAGTCGATGTAGGAGAACAATGTACTCGATCATTAAAAGACAACCATTTCTCCAAGAAAATGATGAACttcttattttctcttttaGTTATTCTCAACATGGTAAAAAGCAAATATACCTCTCGATTTGGTTTTGTCGAAGCTGCGGTATATTTTGTTTTTCAGTGATGCAGATACCATTCTGGTGTGTCTAATTGTTATATTTATTGCGTGATTTGGTATACActcatgtaattttattaaacacATGAATGTTGTTATTGTTTGCCAAATCAATTTATGAAAATAATTTCTAATATAAGTGTATACTAGAACCACAAACATAGCAATCAAACGTAATTAATTAAACTGAAAACTTTAAGTAACAAAGGAGTATATTACTTGCATGGTAGGAGGAGGGATTTCAAAGATTTAGGAAATTttttgaaggggaaggcaaCTATTAATGTTAGTAAAATCTGTTTGAAAATTTCTATACTGGAGGATACAAACAACATTCAAAAGCCTATAGGTGGCTGCAGTCTGCGCCTCTCAAACCTAGCCATCGTCCCCTGTCTGTCATTGACATATCACGAtacaacaacaaaacaaaattcccttttccctaagaaaaagaacaaaagaatttgTAGCTATATGGTTATATATAGAGTTTTAACCTATAAGGAGATTATATGATAAAGTATCAAATCACAAGTGGGTTAAAAAAATACTTTACCTTCATATATATTATTATCAGAAGCATATGCACATTTGAAGTGCCTATATTTAAACATTTCTTCGTTacgtttaatttttttttttttttttgtaaaatacaAGATCGCGATTGAAACCCACAATAGTCGGTGTTCGTCATCCTTAATTGGTTAAtagaatggttttttttttacacaaaaaaaagtcaatttaTTTGCTTAAGTTAATAAAAGGTTAAGGTGGAGCACAAGTTTTCCATTTAGTCGAGTTAAAGTTTGTATCGTTCAAATTTTAGCAAAACACCAATTTAAACCCTAAACTACTTTActaaagtcaaaagtcaaaattatctTTAAACTTTATTATGAGCTAATTTAGTCTCTCAACTATTTTACTTAAAGCCAAATTAGTCCCTCAACTATATTTTATGCAGTCAgtttggttcttttttttttttttaagccaGTTTGGTTCTTATTTGGCTTTCCACTCAATTTATCAACTTTTTACACCTACAATCAGaaggaaaatagaaaattcaGTCATTACTcttattaaaataataaaaaacaaatatttgtctaGAAATGGACAATGAAGTTGAATCATATAGAGAGCAAAATAATTAGAGCTTCTTTTGGAGAAAAAACTGCAACTTCAAATTAAAAACTTGAAAGGGGAAGGTAAATACCCCTTAAGCCCTGGTCTAGAATACTACAAAGCTTTAAACTAAAGAAAAAGAGAGTGGGCAACTATCCCATCTATTTCCACCACATCAAGCAACAGAAATTATATACATGTAGCTTAGGGAAATTTAGGGGATTTCGACTAGCCCCTTTTCAGGCAATTGCTTGATGGTGTAGAcaagggctgcaaacgagccgagccaaGTTGaactttgagctaatcgagccgattctcgactaaattttaccaagttcgagctcgacctcgacgagccggcaattttcgagctcgagctcgagtcgaatcaagtcgagctgAGCTCAagctcgaaaaaaaataaaaaataaatattttattttaaaaaaataaataaaataatatttttttatgaataaataataaaatattaaggatatatacgtaattttactataaaaataaaaaatatatatataatatacgtaattttattattaaataaaaataaaatatatatatatatatatatatatatatatatatatatatatatatatactcaagctcgcgagccggctcgcgaactaacgagtttaatattcTTAGCTTGAGTTCGAGctcgctcgcgagcggctcgattcgtttgcagcccaaGACAAACCTTACCCTAGCATTGACCATCATGACAATGTTTAAATTACCAAAGCATTATGGAGAAAGAAAATCTGAACATCGCACCAGATTTTCCTTTAGGTGATGAAGCCTCTCAACTTTTACGGGCAGAAACAAGAAGCTAAAATAAAaagaacccaaaaagaaaaaaagattgaCATGATCAAGATGAAAACCTCAAATTTCTGTGTTAGGCCGGATATTATGATGAGAAAAAGGTCCAAATGAAAATTTGTCATCCGTCTTTAACATACTAGACGAGAACAGGAGCATGAATGTCCAATCCAACAAAttagtgtttggattgcatttttctgaattttttttgtagaaaaattgcTGTGACGATTTCATAAATGTGAATTTAAAAGatgattggaaaatgtgttcatAAAAAACGCagaaaaaattgcaatccaaacaaaacttGCAGTTCTCACCATGAATGTCCTGCATTGGCGAATTAAAGAACATGAAATaatgcatgttttttttttcggttaATGTCAGTGATAAAAGATGCACATTTTTATTAGTTGAGtgacaaaaaaatgaatatgttAGTTGAATGACAATTCTGAATAAAGAATAAGTTTACTGATCGAAAGACGTAATCTTAAATAATCTAAAGCCATTTCCTCATATGTAAAAGAAATAATCCCCAGTCATGGATCTTGCTAGTCAAAAGAAGTTAGATTCCAGTTCCAATCAAGTTGTAAGAGCAGTAGACTATCGTCCAAAAAGCATCATTGACCCTACGTTTTTCAGTTGCTTTTGAGCCATAATCAAAGTTGCAGACAACAGAATACTGATAACATTGACATCTCACAGAAGGCAGATAGCTGCTCAGTGACAATAATAGCA containing:
- the LOC113726176 gene encoding CBL-interacting serine/threonine-protein kinase 20; this encodes MEKKGTILMQKYELGRLLGQGTFAKVYHARNIKTGLSVAVKIIDKEKVMKVGLIDQIKREISVMSLVKHSNVVQLHEVMASKTKIYFAMEFVKGGELFNKVAKGRLKEDAARKYFQQLIAAVDFCHSRGAYHRDLKPENLLLDENGNLKVSDFGLSALHESRRQDGLLHTTCGTPAYVAPEVINKKGYDGEKADIWSCGVILFVLLAGYLPFHDTNLMEMYKKISRGEFKCPQWFPPEVKKLMSRILDPNPCTRMPLSKIMENSWFKKGFKQIAIPIPDLDGADWEEFESPRGVLDIHDLCNSDSEGIHQHKEEVITRTMKPTCLNAFDIISLSPGFDLSGLFIKDVNCKSEARFTTQMPPSMVVAKLEEIAAIDSFKVKKKDGMVKLQGNKGGRKGLLAIDAEIFEVTPSFHMVEVKKRAGDTMEYKKFCDQELRPSLKGIVWDWQDITNKELPRN